The Lepisosteus oculatus isolate fLepOcu1 chromosome 4, fLepOcu1.hap2, whole genome shotgun sequence genome window below encodes:
- the nkx6.2 gene encoding homeobox protein Nkx-6.2: protein MLAVGQMDTNRQSAFVLGSTPLAALHNMAEMKTSLFPYALQNPSGFKAPSLTSLNTQIPLGTPHGISDILGRPITTAGNLLSGLPRINGLATSAGMYFNPAAVSRYPKPLTELPGRAPIFWPGVMQGSPWRDPRVPCPAQTNMVLDKDGKKKHSRPTFSGQQIFALEKTFEQTKYLAGPERARLAYSLGMTESQVKVWFQNRRTKWRKRHAAEMASAKKKHDSETEKLKESSDNEDDDEYNKPLDPNSDDEKITRLLKKHKATNLGLISPCSNSSDTL, encoded by the exons ATGTTAGCGGTGGGGCAGATGGATACTAATCGCCAGAGTGCTTTCGTCCTGGGCAGTACACCGCTGGCAGCACTTCATAACATGGCTGAAATGAAGACATCTTTATTCCCTTATGCTTTGCAGAATCCCTCAGGTTTCAAGGCACCTTCGCTAACAAGTTTGAACACTCAGATCCCTTTGGGGACGCCACATGGAATTAGTGATATCTTGGGCAGACCGATAACTACAGCCGGAAATCTCCTTTCTGGACTCCCAAGGATAAATGGACTTGCCACTTCAGCAGGAATGTACTTTAACCCGGCTGCTGTTTCCCGATATCCAAAGCCTCTGACGGAACTCCCGGGGAGAGCTCCAATATTTTGGCCTGGTGTTATGCAGGGATCGCCCTGGAGAGACCCGCGAGTCCCATGTCCGG cgCAAACTAACATGGTTCTTGATAAAGACGGAAAGAAGAAACATTCTAGACCTACATTTTCAGGACAACAAATTTTTGCATTGGAGAAAACGTTTGAACAGACAAAATACTTGGCAGGACCCGAGAGAGCTCGCTTAGCTTATTCCCTGGGTATGACGGAGAGTCAAGTGAAG GTATGGTTTCAAAACAGAAGAACCAAATGGAGGAAGAGACACGCGGCGGAAATGGCATCAGCCAAAAAGAAACACGattcagaaacagaaaagtTGAAGGAAAGTTCGGACAATGAGGATGATGACGAATATAATAAACCTCTGGACCCAAATTCTGATGACGAAAAAATAACGagactgctgaaaaaacacaaagccaCGAATTTAGGTCTTATAAGCCCCTGCAGTAACAGTTCGGACACGTTGTGA